In a single window of the Elusimicrobiota bacterium genome:
- a CDS encoding SdpI family protein gives MKKSTLAWGAGLILIAFAAALITYPQLPSEMPTHWNIHGEVDGYMAKHFVVFLMPAIMLAMLGLTKILPWLSPKCFEVDNFRETYEFLMILTIGLLGYIHAITLWAGLSDSTDVSRALVAGIFLFFGLLGNVLGKVRRNFWIGVRVPWTLASERVWNNTHRFAARLYCTSGITGCIAVLAGLPFVPAFVMLIAAALIPVVYSLVEYKSLEKRGEI, from the coding sequence ATGAAGAAGAGCACCCTGGCATGGGGAGCCGGCTTGATCCTCATTGCTTTCGCGGCAGCGCTGATTACATATCCACAGCTTCCAAGCGAGATGCCGACACACTGGAACATCCACGGAGAAGTGGACGGCTACATGGCCAAGCATTTTGTAGTTTTTCTCATGCCTGCTATCATGCTGGCCATGCTAGGGCTCACTAAAATATTGCCCTGGCTTTCGCCCAAATGCTTTGAGGTGGACAACTTTCGGGAGACTTACGAATTCCTGATGATCTTGACTATCGGACTCCTCGGCTACATTCACGCCATCACACTCTGGGCCGGATTATCCGACTCGACCGATGTGAGCCGCGCTCTCGTGGCGGGAATATTTCTTTTTTTTGGCCTACTGGGGAATGTATTGGGAAAGGTCCGGAGGAACTTTTGGATCGGGGTTCGCGTTCCCTGGACCTTGGCCAGCGAGCGGGTCTGGAACAATACCCACCGCTTTGCGGCTCGGCTCTATTGCACCAGCGGAATCACAGGGTGTATCGCGGTGCTTGCCGGCCTGCCTTTTGTGCCCGCGTTCGTCATGCTGATCGCGGCAGCCTTAATACCGGTCGTCTATTCCCTTGTCGAATATAAAAGTCTCGAGAAACGAGGAGAAATCTAG
- a CDS encoding winged helix-turn-helix transcriptional regulator: MNNIFKALADPTRREILKLLGRGEMTAGALAMRFDMTKPTVSHHFAVLKEAKLITSRREGTLIYYSLNTTVMQDVMGWAMDMLDSSHKRRERK; the protein is encoded by the coding sequence ATGAATAATATATTCAAAGCCTTAGCGGATCCTACTCGACGCGAAATCCTAAAACTCCTAGGCCGCGGAGAAATGACCGCAGGCGCCCTAGCCATGCGTTTCGATATGACCAAACCCACCGTATCACACCACTTTGCGGTACTCAAGGAGGCGAAACTGATCACAAGCCGGCGGGAAGGAACCCTGATTTACTATTCGCTCAACACGACCGTCATGCAGGACGTCATGGGCTGGGCCATGGACATGCTGGATTCATCTCATAAAAGGAGGGAACGAAAATGA